One genomic region from Desulfurispira natronophila encodes:
- a CDS encoding response regulator transcription factor, which yields MSSDNPLKDKTVLVVEDDLMALHNLSRLIGFRCKKVYQAKNGKEGLENCAKYQPDIVVTDLEMPVMSGMQMLETMKDQSPQRPVVVVTAFDDEDHLVPRADAVLVKPLQKNDLFRVLEEVSCK from the coding sequence ATGAGTAGTGATAACCCATTGAAAGATAAAACCGTACTTGTGGTTGAAGATGACCTTATGGCACTGCATAATCTTTCCCGCTTGATTGGCTTTCGCTGCAAAAAAGTATATCAGGCAAAGAATGGCAAGGAAGGGCTTGAGAATTGCGCCAAATATCAGCCAGACATCGTGGTGACCGACCTTGAAATGCCGGTTATGAGTGGAATGCAAATGCTGGAAACAATGAAAGACCAGTCACCACAACGACCAGTAGTGGTGGTGACGGCCTTTGATGATGAGGACCACTTGGTACCCAGGGCCGATGCGGTGTTGGTGAAGCCTTTACAGAAGAACGATCTTTTCCGGGTGCTGGAGGAAGTCAGCTGCAAATAA
- a CDS encoding lipocalin family protein, whose amino-acid sequence MKDLALRWISFPFIAMLSLLGCTGVPKGAVVVDDFELESYLGTWYEIARFDHSFERGLDNVRARYELREDGGIDVVNRGYKRDEGRWKEARGKAYFHGKSHVGRLKVSFFGPFYSSYNIIALDEHYQYAMIAGPSHKYFWILAREPQLPKETLQQLQEQAILMGFNMDQLIMVRHDDDLPKQE is encoded by the coding sequence ATGAAAGATTTAGCGCTACGTTGGATTTCATTTCCCTTTATAGCCATGCTCAGCCTGCTTGGTTGCACTGGTGTTCCCAAGGGCGCCGTGGTAGTGGATGACTTTGAGCTGGAGTCCTACTTGGGCACCTGGTATGAAATCGCTCGTTTTGACCACTCATTTGAGCGTGGCCTGGATAATGTACGGGCACGATATGAGTTGCGGGAGGATGGTGGTATTGATGTTGTAAACCGAGGGTACAAGCGCGATGAAGGGCGTTGGAAAGAGGCCAGAGGGAAGGCGTACTTTCACGGTAAAAGCCACGTGGGGCGACTGAAGGTCTCATTTTTTGGGCCATTTTACAGTAGTTACAATATTATTGCCCTTGATGAGCACTATCAATATGCCATGATTGCTGGTCCCAGTCACAAGTATTTCTGGATACTGGCGCGGGAACCGCAGCTACCAAAAGAAACATTGCAGCAGTTGCAAGAGCAGGCAATATTGATGGGTTTTAATATGGATCAACTGATCATGGTGCGTCACGATGATGATCTCCCAAAGCAGGAGTAA
- a CDS encoding multiheme c-type cytochrome, translated as MTRITVPALFVFLFAGLFFLLPALAEVDLSNQLVVEEQQFEPGSFESPGACLGCHPGIHQEWSHSMHSFAWKNRWYQDDYQMAHSETGGATDVLCGACHAPIAARTGQLPPHDASRFDDTSKQGISCDFCHTITDVERPYNMGNISSPGNMKMGSRGDGSSPYHGIEESALHRSSTFCGACHNVKHPASDVMIIDTYDDWKEGPYAAEGITCQNCHMTPGTGIGSNPGKSSPMGMDRDNVAFHGFVGGSSFGQRKMGNEEQAKLAEEMLKAAAEIELSSQRNDSQVDLLVEVHNVGAGHKIPTGVTYIRKMWLEVVVEDDSGSVVYHSGAIDEQNHVDPEAVFYRLLFEDEEGNLTGKSWRATAIGYDRRIPAKGSDREIYTLDLPQGRSYEVTVRLMYRSFTQETLDFHEGEDAPRIESVEMARQTLRIP; from the coding sequence ATGACAAGAATTACTGTACCTGCACTCTTTGTTTTTTTGTTTGCTGGATTGTTTTTTTTACTTCCGGCTCTGGCAGAAGTTGATCTGAGTAATCAGCTTGTAGTTGAGGAACAACAGTTTGAGCCTGGTTCCTTTGAAAGCCCAGGAGCCTGCCTTGGCTGTCACCCTGGCATTCATCAGGAGTGGTCTCACTCTATGCACTCCTTTGCGTGGAAGAATCGCTGGTATCAGGACGACTACCAGATGGCTCATAGTGAAACCGGTGGTGCAACTGATGTACTGTGCGGTGCCTGCCACGCACCCATAGCAGCACGTACCGGGCAGCTTCCGCCTCACGATGCTTCTCGCTTTGACGATACCAGCAAACAAGGTATTTCCTGCGATTTTTGCCATACGATTACCGATGTTGAGCGCCCTTATAACATGGGTAACATATCCAGCCCCGGGAACATGAAGATGGGGAGTCGTGGTGATGGGAGCTCGCCGTATCACGGAATAGAGGAGTCAGCCCTGCACCGTTCATCCACTTTCTGTGGTGCCTGCCACAACGTCAAGCATCCTGCCAGCGATGTTATGATCATTGACACTTACGATGACTGGAAGGAGGGGCCTTATGCGGCAGAAGGTATCACCTGTCAAAACTGCCACATGACGCCTGGTACGGGTATTGGCTCTAACCCTGGCAAGTCGAGCCCCATGGGTATGGACAGGGACAATGTTGCTTTTCATGGTTTTGTGGGTGGCAGCTCTTTTGGGCAAAGAAAAATGGGCAACGAGGAACAGGCTAAACTGGCTGAGGAAATGTTAAAAGCTGCGGCAGAGATAGAGCTTTCGTCCCAGCGCAATGACTCTCAAGTGGATCTGCTGGTCGAGGTACACAATGTAGGAGCTGGCCACAAGATACCGACAGGCGTCACCTACATACGCAAGATGTGGTTGGAAGTTGTAGTTGAGGATGACAGTGGCTCCGTGGTGTACCACTCAGGTGCCATTGATGAGCAAAATCATGTTGATCCCGAAGCTGTGTTCTATCGTTTACTTTTTGAAGACGAAGAAGGAAACCTCACGGGCAAGAGCTGGCGGGCGACTGCTATCGGCTACGATCGTCGCATTCCAGCCAAAGGCAGCGACCGTGAGATATATACGCTGGATTTGCCACAGGGAAGGAGTTACGAGGTTACGGTTCGCCTGATGTATCGCTCTTTTACCCAGGAAACTCTGGATTTTCACGAAGGTGAGGATGCCCCACGTATAGAAAGTGTGGAGATGGCACGGCAAACCCTTCGCATCCCCTGA
- a CDS encoding PhnD/SsuA/transferrin family substrate-binding protein: MKKSVFIFLLIAILFSPGWSRTITFVPLPKENPFSTVSRSAPLVNYLQSHSPYDIAINHYDNYEDILQHFLLGNIDLVQLGPLPMLVLESLGGNLVPVIALREKDGTHQYTCCLAVPFDVPGGKEGLRKLAPTSVALTQPLSTCGMVATYWLARQHGIDITQAEPHWKGNHERVALSLARKNHLIGGLKTGIAQKYSHIGVRVLAETPPLPGFAIYANADTLSSGYISRLRMTMLQLNHSDQHKLQLGRHGFEEVDISAYATVRKLLQDIELQAADLLELP; encoded by the coding sequence TTGAAAAAGAGCGTTTTTATATTCTTGCTTATCGCTATACTGTTCAGCCCTGGCTGGTCACGAACCATTACCTTTGTTCCCTTGCCCAAGGAAAATCCTTTCTCTACGGTAAGCCGTAGCGCACCACTGGTAAATTACCTGCAGTCTCACAGTCCATACGACATTGCTATTAACCACTACGACAACTACGAAGATATTCTGCAGCATTTTTTGCTGGGCAATATTGACTTGGTGCAGCTTGGCCCATTACCCATGCTGGTGCTGGAGTCTCTGGGAGGGAATCTGGTTCCCGTAATAGCCTTGCGTGAAAAAGATGGGACGCACCAATATACCTGCTGCCTGGCTGTACCTTTTGATGTACCAGGAGGTAAAGAAGGCTTGCGTAAGCTGGCTCCGACATCGGTAGCCTTGACTCAACCCTTGTCTACCTGCGGGATGGTGGCAACCTACTGGCTTGCCAGGCAGCATGGTATCGATATAACTCAGGCGGAACCTCATTGGAAAGGAAACCATGAGAGAGTTGCCCTTTCTCTTGCGCGAAAAAACCACTTGATAGGTGGACTCAAGACAGGTATAGCTCAAAAGTATTCTCACATCGGTGTGCGGGTGCTGGCTGAAACGCCTCCTCTGCCGGGGTTTGCCATTTACGCCAACGCCGATACCCTGAGTAGTGGATACATCAGTCGTTTACGCATGACCATGCTCCAGTTGAATCATAGTGATCAGCATAAATTGCAGTTGGGGCGCCATGGGTTTGAAGAAGTAGACATTTCAGCTTACGCCACAGTACGAAAATTACTACAGGATATCGAATTGCAAGCTGCAGATTTGCTTGAGCTACCATGA
- a CDS encoding chemotaxis protein CheX, whose translation MKANFINPFVLSTINVLASIIDTPLGREQLFLKEESNPTFDISAVIGIAGDVHGSVVLSFPREVALKLVSAFIGEEKTSIDDDVKDAVGELVNIISGGAKKELSASGVRFKISIPHVVVGHDHCIKRPKNVPCIVLPFIIQDIGKFVVEVSMRELIPT comes from the coding sequence ATGAAAGCGAATTTCATCAACCCTTTTGTCCTTTCGACAATAAATGTGCTGGCATCAATTATAGATACCCCGCTGGGACGGGAGCAGCTTTTTTTGAAAGAAGAAAGCAATCCCACATTTGATATCTCTGCCGTTATCGGCATTGCCGGTGATGTGCACGGGTCTGTCGTTCTCAGTTTTCCACGTGAAGTGGCACTCAAGCTGGTCAGCGCCTTTATCGGTGAAGAAAAAACCTCCATTGACGACGACGTCAAAGATGCCGTAGGTGAGCTGGTAAACATCATTAGCGGTGGTGCCAAAAAGGAACTCAGCGCTTCCGGCGTTCGCTTCAAAATCTCTATCCCTCACGTGGTGGTAGGTCATGACCACTGCATCAAGCGCCCTAAAAATGTGCCATGCATTGTGCTGCCCTTTATCATCCAGGATATTGGCAAGTTTGTGGTTGAAGTAAGCATGCGGGAGCTGATCCCAACGTAG
- a CDS encoding SDR family oxidoreductase — protein MRILLTGANGYIGRRLHQRLLSNHNGPLRLMVRNRTSVTSQSVQNCEVVESDVLKPETLPDALENVDIAYYLVHSLAAGKDFKRLDREAAENFRDAAIRAGVKRIIYLGGLGDPENASEHLVSRIETGEILSRYPQQIETIWFRAGVIIGSGSSSFEIVRHLVQKLPVMVTPRWVNTKAQPIAVDDVVRYLLEAKDLSTTENQVIDIGSDVMSYGQMMLRTAEVMGLRRYILPVPLLTTTLSSYWLAIFTPVPYSVARSLIEGLGSEVVVRNNHARQLFPFTPMSFDQAVQQAVAEIENDQVLSRWSDAFGFSWEVNPAESLADAVFVDRRVRKLPSQTSCSDVFNSFTTVGGDNGWFRYSWLWGLRGLIDKLLGGFGLNRGRRQMCDLRVGDCLDFWKVVHLEENRRMLLEAQMKVPGKAWLEFVVDDNQLVQSAYFYPNGLWGRIYWYLMIPAHHFVFNDLANQVVLRAARVKQATSP, from the coding sequence ATGCGCATTCTCCTCACTGGCGCTAATGGCTATATCGGCCGCCGCCTGCATCAACGATTGTTATCAAACCATAATGGCCCTTTGCGCCTTATGGTTCGCAACCGCACATCCGTAACCAGCCAATCCGTTCAAAACTGCGAAGTTGTAGAATCCGACGTTCTCAAGCCTGAAACCTTACCTGACGCACTGGAAAACGTTGATATAGCATACTATCTGGTTCACTCCCTGGCAGCCGGCAAAGATTTTAAACGACTTGACCGCGAGGCTGCTGAAAACTTTCGCGATGCTGCGATCCGCGCCGGTGTCAAACGTATCATCTACCTGGGCGGACTGGGTGATCCTGAAAATGCCAGCGAACACCTTGTCAGCCGCATTGAGACAGGCGAAATCCTTTCACGTTACCCACAGCAGATAGAAACTATCTGGTTTCGTGCCGGCGTTATTATTGGATCCGGCTCTTCCAGTTTTGAAATTGTACGCCACTTGGTGCAGAAACTGCCCGTTATGGTAACACCTCGCTGGGTCAATACCAAAGCCCAACCCATAGCTGTTGACGACGTAGTTCGTTACCTGCTGGAGGCAAAAGATTTGAGTACAACCGAAAATCAGGTTATTGATATTGGCAGCGATGTTATGAGCTATGGGCAGATGATGCTGCGGACTGCTGAGGTAATGGGACTTCGGCGATACATACTGCCGGTACCACTGCTCACGACGACCCTCTCCTCTTACTGGCTGGCAATTTTTACTCCAGTTCCATATTCAGTGGCTCGCTCTCTAATAGAAGGACTCGGCTCCGAGGTCGTGGTTCGCAATAATCATGCCCGTCAACTTTTTCCTTTTACACCCATGTCATTTGACCAAGCGGTGCAACAGGCAGTTGCTGAAATCGAAAACGACCAGGTGTTGAGCCGCTGGAGCGATGCTTTTGGGTTTAGCTGGGAAGTTAACCCTGCTGAGAGTCTTGCCGATGCTGTCTTTGTCGATCGGCGAGTGCGTAAGCTTCCTTCGCAGACGAGCTGTAGCGATGTATTCAATTCATTTACCACCGTGGGTGGCGATAACGGCTGGTTTCGCTATAGTTGGCTGTGGGGACTGCGAGGACTGATTGACAAACTCCTGGGTGGCTTTGGCCTCAACCGTGGTCGCCGACAAATGTGTGACCTGCGCGTGGGAGATTGTCTGGATTTTTGGAAAGTTGTGCACCTGGAAGAAAACCGGCGGATGCTGCTGGAGGCTCAAATGAAAGTACCGGGTAAGGCCTGGCTTGAGTTTGTGGTAGACGATAACCAGCTGGTGCAATCGGCGTACTTTTACCCAAATGGTCTCTGGGGAAGAATCTACTGGTATCTGATGATCCCCGCCCACCACTTTGTCTTCAATGATCTGGCAAATCAGGTTGTATTAAGGGCAGCCAGAGTGAAGCAAGCTACTTCACCTTAA
- a CDS encoding PAS domain-containing sensor histidine kinase, whose amino-acid sequence MSRHQLTLIASLCLCMVLPAFSGSRSDLPAFGHEMFERHGSIMLLIDIESGAILDANQAALDFYGYSYDEMRSMRIQEINTLSASQVERERLLAAREQRNYLVFRHILANGDIRDVEVSSWPIEIQGRTVLFSIIHDITPRVVAEQELLQYQDSLERQVEQRTAALQSHTTLLVSIFTLGSLILLAFVIMLFRMYRKQRMTLQQLARSENYNRVLFDKSRIPLVVMDGITHHYTDANSAAIEIYGLQDKTELLQLTPLDVSARVQYDGQPSRQAAHKHIQKALDTGSCRFEWLHQRSDGTQWDADVYLMRFEHEGHVMLQFSLLDITARKRMEVKLKETLQRMQEQIDEGVERQRQQDELIHEQSRRESLFRLLVNLAHQWRQPLNVAGLLIQNIEYMLESDELDKAMMQDDLRQAMEQLQEISRFISELTDLYEEQGRVEEVNVLSVCQQAIGYIEPAWQAESEIIVDIAPNISLQAVPADLVELFMELVQNAITVAANRNRIPVTVEIRATDLAKTGIEIRCTDNAGGIDNNIISNIFDPYVTSEFKHRGKGMGLYHLQTLVKRRYDGTIQAVNTEEGAQFIVVLRHYCM is encoded by the coding sequence ATGAGTAGACACCAGCTTACCCTGATTGCATCTTTGTGTCTTTGCATGGTTCTCCCTGCATTTAGTGGTAGTCGCTCAGATCTTCCCGCTTTCGGTCACGAAATGTTTGAGCGGCACGGCTCCATTATGCTGCTGATTGACATAGAGAGCGGAGCAATCCTCGACGCCAATCAGGCGGCACTTGATTTTTATGGTTACTCTTATGATGAAATGCGCTCAATGCGTATTCAGGAAATCAACACTCTCAGTGCCAGTCAGGTTGAGCGGGAGCGCCTCCTTGCAGCTCGGGAGCAGCGAAACTACCTGGTTTTCAGACATATACTAGCAAACGGTGATATTCGTGACGTAGAGGTATCCTCCTGGCCCATAGAAATTCAGGGACGTACCGTACTTTTCTCCATTATTCACGACATTACCCCCAGGGTAGTGGCAGAGCAGGAACTGCTTCAGTACCAGGATTCCCTGGAAAGACAGGTAGAGCAGCGCACTGCCGCCCTGCAATCGCATACCACGTTGCTGGTGAGTATCTTTACGCTGGGGAGCCTGATTTTATTAGCTTTCGTGATCATGCTGTTCCGAATGTATCGCAAGCAGCGCATGACATTGCAGCAATTGGCGCGTAGTGAAAACTACAATCGTGTGCTTTTTGATAAATCCCGTATTCCCTTGGTGGTAATGGACGGCATAACTCACCATTATACCGATGCCAACTCTGCCGCCATTGAGATTTACGGACTGCAAGACAAAACAGAGCTGTTGCAACTTACCCCTCTGGATGTTTCAGCTCGCGTGCAGTACGATGGACAGCCTTCCCGGCAAGCAGCCCATAAGCACATTCAAAAAGCGCTGGATACGGGCAGTTGTCGTTTTGAGTGGCTTCATCAGCGGTCTGATGGGACCCAGTGGGATGCCGATGTCTATTTGATGCGCTTTGAGCATGAGGGACATGTCATGCTGCAGTTCAGCCTGCTTGACATCACAGCACGCAAACGGATGGAGGTGAAGCTGAAAGAAACCCTGCAACGTATGCAGGAGCAGATAGATGAAGGTGTTGAGCGGCAACGGCAACAAGATGAGCTGATTCATGAGCAAAGCCGGCGGGAATCTCTCTTTCGTCTGTTGGTAAACCTGGCTCATCAGTGGCGTCAGCCCCTCAATGTAGCAGGGCTTTTGATCCAGAATATAGAGTATATGCTGGAATCAGATGAGCTTGATAAAGCGATGATGCAGGATGATTTGCGCCAGGCGATGGAACAATTGCAGGAGATTTCCCGCTTTATCAGTGAGCTTACTGACCTCTATGAAGAGCAAGGAAGAGTTGAAGAGGTAAATGTGCTGTCGGTGTGCCAGCAAGCTATAGGATATATTGAACCTGCATGGCAAGCTGAGTCTGAAATTATCGTGGATATTGCCCCAAATATTTCCTTGCAGGCAGTGCCTGCCGACTTGGTAGAATTGTTTATGGAGCTGGTTCAAAATGCCATAACGGTGGCTGCAAATCGCAATCGAATACCGGTCACGGTAGAGATTCGAGCCACAGATCTTGCAAAAACAGGAATTGAGATACGATGCACTGATAATGCCGGTGGTATTGATAACAATATAATTTCCAATATATTTGACCCTTATGTGACCAGTGAGTTCAAGCATCGGGGGAAAGGAATGGGACTTTATCACTTGCAAACTCTCGTAAAAAGACGTTACGACGGAACGATTCAGGCTGTAAATACTGAAGAGGGAGCACAATTTATTGTTGTGCTGCGCCATTACTGTATGTGA
- a CDS encoding PAS domain S-box protein → MRRNFTPSFTTYTYAFGVVILLTTLIWLVMLYLLEQQRDRSIEELLYSLGDAQSITWQSVLNQQRHSVATWFEEYVQENPRTLELMDQARDRNQRDQARAHLYRHLADTYDRLQQRGVRQFHFHLPNGDSLLRFHQLDQYGDNLMDVRYSVKVANEEHRAVMGFETGRIVSGFRSTFPVFSEQGEHLGSVELSLPFDTLRQEMSRLFEQREFEMLLRRELVDGVIFEEQQEIHAPWPASDRLIVEDPQRVLPDAPPALSASSRATVEALSHTGALPCLDGRVENGYFSVQTPDGYQSAIFTCLFDTQGEHSGYLVSYGAFPQQSVIHQTFQRNLVVTTLALLALAVAVLAFLSRHYALGGERQRLQIINDTLGEGLYVMGADGRVTDVNQRACEMLGYDRSQIIGQAAHDLFHSHSENYHIPLQECPFYEAVMAGQEYRQQEIFRRCDGVLITVRVTSRPIRKGSEIVGSVTTFADITRQVETQEALQRSEDFLNAIFESIQDGISVLDRDLSIVRTNRWVQQMYPQSLPLETQKCYGAYQQRETPCTWCPALKTLAEGTPQSQIVPWPGEQEPEGWLEISTYPVFDNEGKVHQVVEFVRDITDRIQVQQELACSEQRFRLFAENSDTVFWVRTADKILYISPAYERVWGHSCDELYENPDAFWQNVHHEDKTRITKALEDDIQGRRPFDEYYRIVRSDNSVRWIHARSFAVSDENQGTGYWTGVAHDVTLQKAHEETLEQFSLDLARKVNNEVARRMETEQSYQALVENSPEGILLMDSECRFVSANPAAARMLMMEPQQLQGLTPLDISPSQQPDGLSSDQKLQQAVERVSQDKVTQLEWTHLDELGDEVLTEVVISKLDRESSGCMLVLWRDITEVRRLQHERQLQEVALTQQSKMAELGNMMGAIAHQWKQPLNNIALHMQYLPELYEDGKLTSEELERATSRIMELLKFMATTIEDFRNFFKPSGDLEAFDLHRSVVDVVEIIKGQLVKDTVTVNIADTPNCRIQGRRGEFQQVVLNILNNAREAIVEQKPLCREIDISFQLDDSFVGVTICDHAGGIPAHLLPDKLFNPFVSTKGQQGTGIGLSLSRSIIEKMNGSVTAHNSDDGACFYIQFPLYREESENE, encoded by the coding sequence ATGAGAAGAAACTTTACCCCGAGTTTCACCACATATACCTATGCATTTGGGGTGGTAATACTGCTTACGACCCTGATTTGGCTGGTGATGCTTTACTTGCTTGAACAGCAACGTGATCGCTCTATTGAGGAACTGCTGTACAGTTTGGGTGATGCCCAAAGTATTACCTGGCAGTCGGTACTAAACCAGCAACGCCACTCGGTAGCCACGTGGTTTGAAGAGTATGTGCAAGAGAACCCGCGTACGCTGGAGCTCATGGACCAGGCCAGGGACCGAAATCAAAGGGACCAGGCCCGGGCTCATCTGTATCGTCACCTGGCTGATACCTATGATCGTTTGCAGCAGCGGGGTGTACGCCAGTTTCATTTTCACCTGCCAAATGGTGACAGCTTATTACGCTTTCATCAACTTGATCAGTATGGCGATAACCTTATGGATGTGCGCTACTCAGTGAAAGTAGCCAATGAGGAGCATCGCGCTGTCATGGGATTTGAAACAGGACGCATCGTCTCAGGCTTTCGCAGCACGTTTCCTGTTTTCAGTGAACAGGGAGAGCACCTGGGCAGTGTGGAGCTGAGCCTGCCTTTTGATACGTTGCGACAAGAGATGTCCCGTCTTTTTGAGCAGCGAGAATTTGAAATGCTTCTGCGCCGTGAGTTGGTGGACGGGGTGATTTTTGAGGAGCAGCAGGAAATCCACGCCCCCTGGCCTGCTTCTGACAGACTTATTGTCGAAGATCCGCAAAGGGTACTTCCCGATGCTCCTCCAGCACTTTCTGCCTCATCCAGGGCAACGGTAGAAGCACTGAGCCACACCGGTGCCTTGCCCTGCCTGGATGGTCGTGTAGAAAATGGCTATTTTTCAGTTCAAACTCCTGATGGGTATCAATCCGCTATTTTTACTTGCCTTTTCGATACTCAGGGTGAACACAGCGGCTACCTGGTCTCCTACGGTGCCTTTCCCCAGCAGTCCGTAATTCACCAGACCTTTCAACGCAATCTTGTTGTAACAACCCTGGCTTTGCTTGCCCTGGCTGTTGCGGTTTTGGCCTTTCTCTCCCGGCACTATGCCTTGGGAGGAGAGCGCCAGCGACTGCAAATTATTAATGATACTCTGGGGGAGGGGCTTTATGTTATGGGTGCTGATGGAAGGGTTACGGATGTAAATCAACGGGCCTGTGAGATGTTGGGTTACGATCGCTCCCAAATCATTGGTCAAGCTGCCCACGACCTCTTTCACAGTCATAGCGAAAACTATCATATACCCTTGCAGGAGTGCCCATTTTACGAGGCCGTTATGGCTGGACAAGAGTACCGGCAGCAGGAAATCTTCAGGCGATGTGATGGGGTGCTGATTACGGTGCGGGTCACCAGTCGCCCCATTCGTAAGGGTTCCGAGATCGTCGGTTCTGTGACGACTTTTGCTGACATTACTCGCCAGGTAGAGACCCAGGAGGCACTGCAGCGCAGTGAGGACTTCCTCAATGCTATTTTTGAATCCATTCAGGATGGTATATCGGTGTTGGATCGTGACCTGAGTATTGTGCGCACCAACCGCTGGGTCCAGCAAATGTACCCACAAAGTCTACCCCTGGAAACGCAAAAATGTTACGGGGCCTATCAGCAACGGGAAACGCCATGTACCTGGTGCCCAGCCCTGAAAACCCTGGCAGAGGGAACCCCCCAGTCTCAGATTGTTCCCTGGCCTGGCGAGCAGGAACCTGAGGGCTGGCTGGAGATTTCAACCTACCCTGTATTTGACAATGAAGGAAAAGTGCACCAGGTGGTAGAGTTTGTTCGTGACATAACTGATCGCATACAGGTGCAGCAGGAGCTGGCATGCAGTGAACAACGTTTCCGCCTGTTTGCTGAAAACAGCGATACGGTATTCTGGGTGCGTACCGCCGATAAAATTCTTTACATCAGCCCCGCTTACGAACGTGTGTGGGGACATTCGTGCGATGAGCTTTACGAGAATCCCGATGCCTTTTGGCAAAACGTTCATCATGAAGACAAAACTCGGATAACCAAAGCGCTGGAAGATGATATTCAGGGGCGTCGTCCCTTTGACGAGTACTACCGTATCGTGCGCTCCGACAACTCTGTGCGTTGGATACACGCGCGCAGCTTTGCCGTGTCAGACGAAAACCAAGGCACTGGATATTGGACTGGTGTGGCCCACGACGTCACTTTACAGAAAGCACACGAGGAGACTCTGGAGCAGTTTAGTCTGGATCTGGCCCGCAAGGTTAATAATGAAGTGGCCCGTCGGATGGAAACGGAGCAAAGCTATCAGGCACTGGTAGAAAACTCCCCTGAGGGAATCCTTCTTATGGACTCTGAGTGTCGTTTTGTCAGCGCTAACCCCGCGGCAGCCAGGATGCTTATGATGGAGCCTCAGCAACTCCAGGGACTCACACCACTTGATATTTCACCGTCGCAACAGCCCGATGGATTATCAAGCGACCAGAAGCTGCAGCAGGCCGTGGAAAGGGTATCGCAGGACAAGGTAACGCAGCTGGAGTGGACTCACCTTGATGAGTTGGGGGATGAAGTCCTTACCGAGGTGGTAATTTCGAAGCTTGACCGGGAATCCTCTGGGTGCATGCTGGTGCTGTGGCGGGATATTACCGAAGTGCGAAGGTTACAGCATGAGCGGCAGCTTCAGGAAGTGGCTCTGACCCAGCAATCCAAAATGGCCGAATTGGGTAATATGATGGGGGCCATAGCTCACCAGTGGAAACAACCACTTAATAATATTGCTCTGCATATGCAGTATTTGCCAGAGCTGTATGAGGATGGAAAGCTGACCAGTGAGGAGCTGGAAAGGGCGACTAGCCGGATCATGGAGTTGCTGAAGTTCATGGCTACCACCATTGAAGACTTTCGCAATTTCTTTAAGCCTTCAGGGGATTTGGAAGCATTTGATTTGCACCGCAGCGTGGTAGATGTAGTCGAGATTATTAAAGGGCAGCTGGTAAAAGACACAGTAACGGTAAATATTGCTGATACCCCCAACTGTCGAATTCAGGGACGACGGGGCGAATTTCAGCAAGTGGTCCTCAATATTCTCAATAATGCCCGCGAGGCTATAGTGGAACAAAAGCCACTATGCCGAGAAATTGATATCAGTTTCCAACTCGATGACTCCTTTGTGGGAGTAACCATATGCGATCATGCTGGAGGTATCCCTGCTCACCTGCTACCGGACAAGCTCTTCAACCCATTTGTTTCTACCAAGGGCCAGCAGGGTACAGGTATTGGCCTTTCCCTCTCCCGTTCCATAATAGAAAAGATGAACGGAAGCGTAACGGCACATAATAGTGATGACGGAGCCTGCTTCTACATTCAGTTTCCACTGTACAGGGAGGAGTCAGAAAATGAGTAG